A window of Sporichthya brevicatena contains these coding sequences:
- a CDS encoding acyl-CoA dehydrogenase: MPLDLVPDDVQRAIVDAAVDLLDPAAGAAALRSRGDGPVRDAGVWEKAADQGWFGLALPEDAGGLGLGAGELALLHRELGRTLTAGPYLGTTVAATLFPSPELIGGRPVGVLIADGPSEVGPRVTGTFRTDDREDAAAWLALSPTGAAFVETAVTVEPTPDSMDPGARPARVVVDTAARYAEGPEAWTLATVLVAAHLAGLAQGSVAASVAHTAVREQFGRPIGSFQMVQQRCADMATRADAATQLTLLAALAREPQLAASALLVASDAAVTNARDDIQNHGGMGFTWEVDAHLRLRRAHGLRALLGDAADVRAAVLDGPAARAW; the protein is encoded by the coding sequence ATGCCTCTCGACCTCGTCCCCGACGACGTGCAGCGCGCGATCGTCGACGCCGCCGTCGACCTGCTCGACCCGGCGGCGGGCGCCGCGGCCCTGCGGTCCCGGGGGGACGGCCCAGTCCGCGACGCCGGGGTGTGGGAGAAGGCCGCTGACCAGGGGTGGTTCGGCCTCGCCCTTCCCGAGGACGCGGGCGGCCTCGGTCTCGGCGCCGGAGAGCTCGCCCTTCTCCACCGCGAGCTCGGCCGCACCCTGACCGCGGGGCCCTACCTCGGGACCACGGTCGCCGCGACCCTGTTCCCGTCCCCCGAGCTGATCGGCGGCCGGCCGGTCGGCGTCCTGATTGCTGACGGTCCGTCAGAGGTCGGGCCCCGCGTCACCGGGACCTTCCGCACCGACGACCGCGAGGACGCCGCCGCCTGGCTCGCCCTCTCCCCCACCGGAGCGGCGTTCGTCGAGACGGCGGTGACGGTCGAGCCGACGCCGGACTCGATGGACCCCGGCGCCCGCCCGGCCCGGGTCGTCGTCGACACCGCGGCCCGGTACGCCGAGGGCCCGGAGGCCTGGACGCTCGCGACCGTCCTCGTCGCCGCCCACCTCGCCGGTCTCGCCCAGGGCTCGGTGGCGGCCAGCGTCGCCCACACCGCGGTCCGCGAGCAGTTCGGCCGCCCGATCGGGTCGTTCCAGATGGTCCAGCAACGCTGCGCCGACATGGCCACCCGCGCCGACGCCGCCACCCAACTGACACTGCTCGCGGCCCTGGCGCGCGAGCCGCAGCTCGCCGCGAGCGCGCTGCTGGTCGCGAGCGACGCGGCGGTGACGAACGCCCGCGACGACATCCAGAACCACGGCGGGATGGGCTTCACCTGGGAGGTCGACGCCCACCTGCGCCTGCGGCGGGCCCACGGGCTGCGAGCCCTGTTGGGCGACGCCGCGGACGTGCGCGCCGCCGTGCTCGACGGACCCGCCGCTCGGGCCTGGTGA
- a CDS encoding SDR family NAD(P)-dependent oxidoreductase, translated as MAQPIALVTGGASGIGLAATRRLVQRGYRVAVLDVAKQNLDAVVEEFGHAVMPYNTDVGDRAALAETVRQIEAVGPIEHVLGSAGIARVGPTLEVSQADVELMVRVNFFGVVNLVDTVFPLMLARGRGEFAILASATGLVPPKKMAAYGATKAAVINYLVSLHHEHGNEGVTIGIVCPAAVATPMANDFFADPRKRKRSMATTPEKIVAAIEKGLAHKKLMIVPGAVAKGGAIAERISPAIMRKVQNTRLADLVD; from the coding sequence ATGGCTCAGCCGATCGCTCTTGTGACGGGCGGCGCCAGCGGGATCGGCCTCGCGGCCACGCGCCGGCTCGTCCAGCGCGGGTACCGGGTCGCGGTGCTCGACGTCGCCAAGCAGAACCTCGACGCGGTCGTCGAGGAGTTCGGCCACGCCGTGATGCCGTACAACACCGATGTCGGCGACCGCGCGGCCCTCGCCGAGACGGTGCGTCAGATCGAGGCGGTCGGGCCGATCGAGCACGTCCTCGGCAGCGCCGGCATCGCGCGCGTCGGTCCCACGCTCGAGGTCTCCCAGGCCGACGTCGAACTCATGGTGCGGGTGAACTTCTTCGGCGTCGTGAACCTCGTCGACACCGTGTTCCCCCTGATGCTCGCGCGCGGCCGGGGAGAGTTCGCCATCCTCGCCTCCGCGACCGGCCTCGTCCCGCCGAAGAAGATGGCCGCCTACGGCGCGACGAAAGCCGCCGTCATCAACTACCTCGTCAGCCTGCACCACGAGCACGGCAACGAGGGCGTGACGATCGGCATCGTCTGCCCCGCCGCGGTCGCGACGCCGATGGCGAATGACTTCTTCGCCGACCCCAGGAAGCGCAAGCGCTCGATGGCCACGACGCCGGAGAAGATCGTCGCCGCGATCGAGAAGGGCCTCGCGCACAAGAAGCTGATGATCGTCCCCGGCGCCGTCGCGAAGGGCGGCGCGATCGCCGAGCGGATCAGTCCGGCCATCATGCGCAAGGTCCAGAACACCCGACTCGCCGACCTCGTGGACTGA
- a CDS encoding cytochrome c oxidase assembly protein, with the protein MACCLLVAMMIARLRRALGLGDGARSRGPSLGLLLGVAVVELGTAWAIARGLTAPGTGHQHGGSGSHLVLMTQLVALGVLVPLVLALLLPASDPQPRPGARRQLFAAAVAAPTVMWLWHLPDVHGAVEEATGEIVRAISVLVTGYVFWRCVLGTGHRVAPPAARQIALVLAGQANALLGLALLLTTDPMHGGTDGFGGLSVVADQRLAGLLMLVVDLGVMIPLLARLDAARRANPAPPVQLRMPPAVQP; encoded by the coding sequence ATGGCCTGCTGCCTGCTCGTAGCGATGATGATCGCCCGGCTGCGGCGGGCGCTCGGGCTGGGCGACGGCGCGCGGTCGCGCGGGCCGAGTCTCGGCCTGCTGCTCGGCGTCGCCGTCGTGGAGCTCGGGACGGCCTGGGCGATCGCGCGGGGTCTCACCGCTCCGGGAACGGGTCATCAGCACGGCGGGTCCGGTTCGCACCTCGTGCTGATGACGCAACTTGTCGCGCTCGGGGTCCTGGTGCCGTTGGTGCTCGCATTGCTGCTGCCGGCGAGCGACCCCCAGCCGCGCCCCGGCGCCCGGCGGCAGCTGTTCGCGGCTGCCGTCGCCGCCCCCACGGTCATGTGGCTCTGGCACCTGCCCGACGTGCACGGCGCGGTCGAGGAGGCGACCGGGGAGATCGTGCGCGCGATCAGTGTCCTCGTGACCGGCTACGTGTTCTGGCGGTGCGTCCTCGGGACCGGGCACCGCGTCGCCCCGCCGGCCGCGCGGCAGATCGCGCTCGTCCTCGCCGGCCAGGCGAACGCGCTGCTCGGCCTCGCGCTGCTGCTCACCACGGACCCCATGCACGGCGGCACGGACGGGTTCGGCGGGCTCTCCGTCGTCGCCGACCAGCGCCTCGCCGGCCTGCTGATGCTCGTCGTCGACCTCGGCGTGATGATCCCGCTGCTGGCCCGCCTCGACGCCGCGCGCCGCGCGAATCCCGCTCCCCCGGTCCAGCTCCGGATGCCGCCCGCGGTCCAGCCCTGA